One genomic region from Saprospiraceae bacterium encodes:
- a CDS encoding sulfatase-like hydrolase/transferase, with translation MTTNPEHSFLSGKKIPFTLIVFVLLQLLLFLPLYLTRSMEGSFFPHLASLPQSLIIRSNPDIFRWSLDYALIFMLCLLLQKRMKLTILAGGIAVIYFILLAFQIYYFIVWKIYGEIPVWSYDWALFQRVLPVFFKTMGISPDLFKLLLLFLAALLIYISYRVHRWMLRRTQPWTSVFILVSACWFFGLPLILNRLPHAPESNNTKSAILWIIDNMHTTFTQARVKSLPADLSHLPYEAYQQLKIKTKPNIELIFIEAYGSLLSTVQPYDSIYIHQLQHFDQKLKSNHWLSASALSNSTILGGRSWLGFTSLLSGIHIDNHPAYEKLIQDHVGYPHLINLLNHFGYETYRLNTMASFGDDNRALDSIAGRYFNNNKWTRFQDLPYHGYKYDYMGGIPDQYALNYWHEKVLNPSKQPYFLFFITLNTHAPFYLPPPVLDNWNDLDTIKMSPHKTVRSENFSPVERYSKEVVYILQVLEKYILEKGNDNTLYVLVGDHQPAGMEYLLEGKTDVYATPLHIISRDSTWMKILLQEGMTAGMVPPFHPGSLLSHEGFYSFFMSTWAKRDSLQLSVPYLKNGYQ, from the coding sequence ATGACCACAAACCCTGAACATAGTTTTCTAAGTGGGAAAAAAATCCCATTCACCCTGATAGTTTTCGTCTTGCTACAGTTATTATTATTCTTGCCTTTGTACCTGACGAGATCGATGGAAGGCAGTTTTTTCCCACACCTGGCGTCTTTGCCTCAGTCTTTAATCATCAGGTCAAATCCAGATATATTCAGATGGAGTCTCGACTATGCATTGATCTTTATGCTATGCCTGCTTTTGCAAAAAAGAATGAAGCTTACGATTTTGGCTGGAGGCATAGCTGTTATCTATTTTATTTTATTGGCATTCCAGATCTATTATTTTATCGTCTGGAAAATATATGGCGAGATCCCGGTGTGGTCATATGATTGGGCGCTATTCCAACGTGTACTGCCGGTATTCTTTAAGACGATGGGGATATCGCCAGATTTATTTAAGCTGTTATTGTTATTCCTTGCTGCACTATTGATCTATATCAGTTATAGAGTGCATCGATGGATGCTTCGCAGGACTCAACCCTGGACTTCAGTTTTTATACTTGTATCAGCTTGCTGGTTTTTCGGATTACCGTTGATCCTCAACAGGCTGCCGCATGCTCCTGAATCTAATAATACCAAATCAGCCATTTTATGGATCATCGACAATATGCATACCACTTTCACGCAGGCGCGTGTGAAGTCCTTACCCGCTGACCTCAGCCATCTACCCTATGAAGCGTATCAACAACTTAAGATTAAAACAAAACCGAACATAGAATTGATATTTATAGAAGCCTATGGTAGCCTCTTGAGTACAGTTCAACCATATGACAGTATCTACATACATCAATTGCAGCATTTTGATCAAAAATTAAAATCCAATCACTGGCTCAGTGCTTCCGCCTTGTCCAATAGCACCATACTTGGCGGACGATCGTGGCTGGGATTTACTTCCTTGTTATCAGGCATCCATATAGACAATCATCCAGCTTATGAAAAACTTATACAAGATCATGTGGGCTATCCCCACCTGATCAATCTGCTCAACCATTTTGGTTATGAGACCTATCGATTGAATACCATGGCCAGCTTTGGAGATGATAACAGAGCTTTGGACAGCATCGCCGGCAGATATTTTAACAATAATAAGTGGACTCGGTTTCAAGACCTTCCATACCATGGGTATAAATACGATTATATGGGAGGCATCCCAGATCAATATGCCTTGAACTATTGGCATGAAAAAGTATTGAATCCTTCAAAACAACCCTATTTTTTATTTTTCATTACCTTAAACACACATGCACCATTTTACTTACCACCTCCAGTCCTCGATAATTGGAATGATCTGGATACCATCAAAATGAGCCCGCATAAGACAGTGAGATCAGAAAATTTTAGCCCGGTAGAAAGGTATTCCAAAGAAGTAGTTTATATCCTTCAGGTGTTGGAAAAATATATACTGGAAAAAGGGAATGACAACACACTGTATGTCCTTGTAGGGGATCATCAACCGGCCGGCATGGAGTATTTGCTTGAAGGAAAAACCGATGTCTATGCGACCCCTCTGCATATTATTTCCAGGGATAGTACCTGGATGAAAATCCTGTTGCAGGAAGGAATGACAGCAGGCATGGTCCCACCATTTCATCCCGGTTCATTGCTTAGTCATGAAGGCTTTTATTCTTTTTTTATGTCTACCTGGGCCAAAAGGGATTCGTTACAACTTTCCGTTCCCTATCTCAAAAACGGTTACCAATAA
- a CDS encoding CDP-alcohol phosphatidyltransferase family protein, producing the protein MISPKSVISVQRLHKNLWWYSVANILLTMVTLYTKDMVWLIAGSVLGLLYWISRYFIDHPNISFPQSPANALTLLRICLLVMTTMMSPGITLFEAGILYSIICLGDILDGYVARKLNMTTLIGEYLDKETDALFVLMSTTVLYLTGHAGIWVIGLGLIRYIYFTGMYFFITPDQKEIKDPWAKYIAIFLFVSILSCFLLPGTFSKSLLITAAGLILYSFTRVALIELRIIKVAE; encoded by the coding sequence GTGATATCTCCCAAGTCAGTAATCTCTGTGCAACGATTGCATAAAAATCTATGGTGGTATTCAGTGGCCAATATCCTTTTGACCATGGTGACTTTATATACCAAGGACATGGTTTGGCTGATTGCAGGCAGTGTGCTTGGTCTTTTATATTGGATATCGAGGTATTTTATAGACCATCCAAATATTAGTTTTCCACAAAGCCCGGCGAATGCACTGACCTTACTGAGAATATGTCTTTTGGTCATGACTACTATGATGTCTCCCGGAATCACCTTGTTTGAAGCCGGAATATTGTATTCAATCATCTGCCTGGGGGATATCCTGGATGGGTATGTGGCGAGAAAATTAAACATGACCACCCTCATCGGAGAATATCTCGACAAGGAGACCGATGCACTGTTTGTGCTTATGAGTACTACTGTATTATATCTCACCGGACATGCCGGTATATGGGTGATAGGCTTAGGATTGATCCGATATATATATTTTACAGGGATGTATTTTTTTATAACCCCTGATCAGAAAGAAATTAAAGACCCCTGGGCAAAGTACATTGCAATATTTTTGTTTGTGAGCATATTATCTTGTTTTCTGCTGCCTGGTACTTTTTCAAAATCATTGTTGATAACTGCTGCTGGTTTAATCCTTTATTCTTTTACCAGAGTTGCGCTTATTGAACTCAGGATCATTAAGGTAGCAGAATGA